The Halogranum gelatinilyticum genome contains a region encoding:
- a CDS encoding HAH_0734 family protein — MQHLIVHGDPGIRKDAIINYDDTEQVCFSIQRQGDYHGPDEVQLWCVIGTEDEREAFDKREFVPHWLDVDDIEADALDVIEASSDMAV; from the coding sequence ATGCAGCACCTCATCGTGCACGGGGACCCCGGCATCCGCAAGGACGCCATCATCAACTACGACGACACCGAGCAGGTCTGCTTCTCTATCCAGCGACAGGGCGACTACCACGGACCCGACGAGGTCCAGCTGTGGTGCGTCATCGGGACGGAAGACGAACGCGAGGCCTTCGACAAGCGGGAGTTCGTCCCGCACTGGCTCGACGTCGACGACATCGAGGCCGACGCCCTCGACGTCATCGAGGCCTCTAGCGACATGGCCGTCTAA
- a CDS encoding 50S ribosomal protein L44e, producing the protein MQMPRRFNTYCPHCKAHHEHEVEKVRKGRPTGMKWNARQQKRGKKVIGNAGKFSKVPGGDKPTKKTHLKYRCSDCGKAHMREGWRAGRLEFQE; encoded by the coding sequence ATGCAGATGCCTCGCCGATTCAACACGTACTGCCCGCATTGTAAGGCACACCACGAACACGAAGTCGAGAAGGTCCGAAAGGGCCGTCCGACGGGGATGAAGTGGAACGCGCGTCAGCAGAAGCGCGGCAAGAAAGTCATCGGGAACGCCGGGAAGTTCTCGAAGGTGCCCGGTGGCGACAAGCCGACGAAGAAAACCCACCTGAAATACCGCTGTAGCGACTGTGGCAAGGCCCACATGCGCGAAGGCTGGCGCGCAGGCCGACTGGAGTTCCAGGAGTAA
- a CDS encoding 30S ribosomal protein S27e, whose translation MAGNFYKLKCQDCENEQVVFGKAATVVNCAVCGTVLARPAGSNAAFEGEVVETVEAR comes from the coding sequence ATGGCAGGGAACTTCTACAAGCTCAAGTGTCAGGACTGTGAGAACGAACAGGTCGTCTTCGGCAAGGCCGCGACGGTCGTCAACTGCGCCGTCTGCGGAACCGTCCTCGCTCGCCCCGCCGGCAGCAACGCTGCCTTCGAGGGTGAGGTTGTCGAGACCGTCGAGGCACGGTAA